One part of the Falco peregrinus isolate bFalPer1 chromosome 14, bFalPer1.pri, whole genome shotgun sequence genome encodes these proteins:
- the DNAJA2 gene encoding dnaJ homolog subfamily A member 2, with product MANVADTKLYDILGVPPGASDNELKKAYRKLAKEYHPDKNPNAGDKFKEISFAYEVLSNPEKRELYDRYGEQGLREGSGGSSGMDDIFSHIFGGGLFNFMGGQSRSRNGRRRGEDMMHPLKVSLEDLYNGKTTKLQLSKNVLCSACNGQGGKAGAVQKCNACRGRGVRIMIRQLAPGMVQQMQSVCSDCNGEGEVINEKDRCKKCEGKKVIKEVKILEVHVDKGMKHGQRITFSGEADQAPGVEPGDIVLLLQEKENEVFQRDGNDLHMTHKIGLVEALCGFQFTFKHLDGRQIVVKYPPGKVIEPGCVRVVRGEGMPQYRNPFEKGDLYIKFDVQFPENNWISPEKLSELEDLLPARPEFPNVIGDAEEVDLQEFDTTRGSGGGQRREAYNDSSDEESSHHGPGVQCAHQ from the exons ATGGCGAACGTGGCCGACACGAAGCTGTACGACATTCTGGGAGTGCCGCCCGGGGCCTCCGACAACGAGCTGAAGAAG GCATACAGAAAGCTGGCCAAGGAGTACCATCCTGATAAGAATCCAAATGCAGGCGACAAa TTCAAAGAAATAAGCTTTGCCTATGAAGTATTGTCAAATCCAGAGAAACGTGAGTTATATGATAGATATGGAGAACAGGGTCTTCGAGAAGGTAGTGGTGGAAGCAGTGGAATGGACGATATCTTCTCCCATATCTTTGGTGGTGGATTGTTCAATTTCATGGGTGGTCAGAGTAGAAGTCGTAATGGTagaagaagaggagaagatATGATGCATCCGCTCAA agTCTCTTTAGAAGATCTGTATAATGGAAAGACAACTAAACTACAGCTTAGCAAGAATGTCCTTTGTAGTGCGTGTAATGG gcagggagggaaggccGGAGCTGTTCAGAAATGTAATGCTTGCCGGGGTAGAGGTGTACGTATCATGATCAGACAGCTGGCTCCTGGAATGGTTCAGCAGATGCAGTCTGTATGCTCTGACTGCAATGGAGAAG GTGAagtaattaatgaaaaagaccgctgtaaaaaatgtgaaggGAAGAAGGTGATCAAAGAGGTAAAAATACTTGAAGTCCATGTAGACAAAGGCATGAAGCATGGGCAAAGAATTACATTCAGTGGCGAAGCAGATCAGGCTCCAGGTGTGGAACCGGGTGATATTGTCCTCTTACTCCAAGAAAAGGAGAATGAG GTGTTCCAGCGGGATGGGAATGACTTGCATATGACGCACAAGATTGGACTTGTTGAAGCACTGTGTGGATTTCAGTTCACATTTAAGCACCTTGATGGACGTCAAATTGTGGTTAAATATCCTCCTGGAAAAGTAATTGAGCCAG GTTGTGTTCGCGTAGTCAGAGGCGAGGGAATGCCACAGTATCGCAATCCTTTTGAGAAGGGAGATCTCTACATTAAATTTGACGTTCAGTTTCCTGAAAATAACTGGATTAGCCCAGAAAAGCTTTCA GAACTTGAAGATCTTCTGCCAGCTAGACCAGAATTTCCCAATGTAATTGGTGACGCAGAAGAGGTGGATCTTCAGGAATTTGATACCACTCGTGGTTCAGGTGGTGGCCAGAGACGTGAAGCTTATAATGATAGTTCTGATGAAGAAAGCAGCCATCATGGACCTGGGGTACAGTGTGCCCATCAGTAA